A stretch of the bacterium genome encodes the following:
- a CDS encoding P-II family nitrogen regulator: MVMIRSIVRPEKVNKIMGELYEAGFPAVTKIDVVGRGKQRGIKVGDVVYDELSKEMLLMIVDEKDKEFIINIIIKNAKTGEGAFGDGKIFVSPVDEIYTISTGVKEYPEENQ; encoded by the coding sequence ATGGTAATGATACGTTCAATTGTAAGGCCTGAAAAAGTTAATAAAATAATGGGTGAATTATATGAAGCGGGCTTTCCCGCTGTAACAAAGATTGATGTAGTGGGACGCGGAAAACAGCGGGGGATAAAGGTCGGAGATGTCGTTTATGACGAATTGTCAAAAGAAATGCTTTTAATGATCGTTGATGAAAAAGACAAGGAGTTCATAATAAACATAATAATAAAAAACGCGAAAACGGGGGAAGGTGCTTTCGGTGACGGGAAGATCTTTGTCAGCCCTGTGGATGAAATTTACACAATAAGCACAGGGGTGAAAGAATATCCGGAAGAAAATCAATAA
- a CDS encoding glycosyltransferase family 4 protein, translated as MKPCKIIQIVTKLELGGAQVIVLDLCRKLIAENMEVILITNDEGILVPDAKAIKNLKIYFVPELDRKINIKKDIKCLITLSKILKKEKPYIVHTHSSKAGILGRLAARINKVPIVVHTIHGFAFNESQNAFYNKFIVFLERLSARWADILIAVSYDVMLKGQHKNIGREDQYRVICNGVDISLLRNIKIDKNNKIKELNLDASFPIIGMIACLKPQKSPQDFVKVAETVLQKNKNAQFILIGDGILRNEVEMLINNYELEDNVHLLGWRRDIPDLLSIMDIFVLTSLWEGLPLTVLEAMTCKKPVVVTNIDGNKDIVIDGQNGFLCEPGNIKQMAEKIIYLIENPYYAETMGLSAYRFVQNFDKEKMLDGNIEIYKKLSRKSLNEQGVR; from the coding sequence ATGAAACCATGTAAAATAATTCAGATAGTTACTAAGCTGGAATTAGGCGGAGCACAGGTGATTGTGCTTGACCTGTGCAGGAAATTAATCGCGGAAAATATGGAGGTCATTTTAATCACAAATGACGAGGGGATACTTGTCCCCGACGCGAAAGCGATTAAAAATCTAAAGATATATTTTGTTCCCGAATTAGACAGGAAAATAAATATTAAAAAGGACATAAAGTGTTTAATTACGCTTAGCAAAATTTTGAAAAAAGAAAAACCTTATATAGTCCATACACATAGCTCAAAAGCTGGTATTTTAGGGAGGCTCGCGGCAAGGATTAATAAGGTGCCCATCGTTGTCCATACCATTCATGGATTTGCATTTAATGAGAGCCAGAATGCATTTTATAATAAATTTATTGTTTTTTTGGAAAGACTTTCCGCCCGTTGGGCCGACATTTTAATCGCAGTTTCTTATGATGTAATGTTAAAAGGCCAGCATAAAAATATCGGCAGGGAGGATCAATACAGGGTAATTTGTAACGGTGTTGATATTAGCTTGTTGAGAAATATAAAAATAGACAAAAATAATAAAATTAAAGAACTTAATCTTGATGCATCATTTCCAATAATAGGAATGATTGCCTGTTTAAAGCCGCAGAAATCCCCCCAGGATTTTGTTAAGGTGGCGGAGACGGTCCTTCAAAAAAATAAAAATGCGCAATTTATTTTGATAGGAGACGGTATTTTAAGAAATGAAGTCGAGATGTTAATAAATAATTATGAACTGGAAGATAATGTCCACCTTTTAGGATGGCGCAGGGACATTCCTGATCTTTTGTCCATTATGGATATTTTTGTTCTGACTTCTTTGTGGGAAGGGCTGCCTTTGACTGTTCTCGAGGCCATGACCTGTAAAAAGCCCGTAGTAGTGACTAATATCGACGGGAATAAGGATATCGTGATTGACGGGCAGAATGGTTTTTTGTGCGAACCGGGGAATATAAAACAAATGGCGGAAAAAATAATTTATTTGATCGAGAACCCTTATTATGCCGAAACTATGGGATTATCGGCCTACAGGTTTGTCCAGAACTTTGATAAAGAAAAAATGCTTGACGGGAACATTGAAATATATAAAAAATTGTCCAGGAAATCCTTGAATGAACAGGGTGTCCGGTAA
- a CDS encoding sigma-70 family RNA polymerase sigma factor: MNFENIVERISPTLKNITYKLNGHYTFFNDDDLFQESLMHLWLEYQEGKLDNKTDSYILQGCYFYLKNYIRKVNADTKFVSLEALIDDGNKATREILSLKDKHSEDDFDNLSNKILIENMMRSFSKRERDILTLIARGFTTREIGEKLNVSHVAVIKVTNKIKEKCGKYVKA; the protein is encoded by the coding sequence ATGAATTTTGAAAATATTGTGGAAAGAATTTCACCCACATTAAAAAATATTACATATAAACTTAACGGCCATTACACATTTTTTAACGATGATGACCTGTTCCAGGAATCGTTAATGCATCTCTGGCTGGAATACCAGGAAGGAAAATTGGACAATAAAACAGACAGCTATATTCTGCAGGGATGTTATTTCTATCTTAAAAATTACATACGTAAAGTAAACGCCGATACAAAGTTTGTAAGCCTTGAAGCTTTAATTGATGATGGAAATAAGGCAACGAGAGAAATATTGTCTTTGAAAGACAAACATTCTGAAGATGATTTTGATAATTTAAGCAACAAAATTTTAATTGAAAATATGATGAGAAGTTTCAGCAAGCGGGAAAGAGACATATTGACTTTAATAGCTAGGGGTTTTACAACAAGGGAAATAGGTGAGAAATTGAATGTGTCGCATGTCGCGGTCATAAAAGTAACGAATAAAATTAAAGAAAAATGCGGGAAATACGTTAAGGCCTGA
- a CDS encoding P-II family nitrogen regulator: MKEVMAIIRQENINKTKNDLVKEGFPSLTARKVLGRGRMSVEFDLAENSGIKAEGLSRGSRLMPKRIITIIVKDEEVDKVVGAIIRSNSKGNKGDGKIFVLPVTEVYRVRDNKRDNETL, translated from the coding sequence ATGAAAGAAGTTATGGCAATTATTCGTCAGGAAAATATTAATAAGACAAAAAATGATCTGGTTAAAGAAGGGTTTCCGAGTTTAACAGCACGGAAAGTTCTGGGCCGGGGGCGGATGAGCGTGGAATTTGACCTTGCGGAAAATTCAGGAATAAAAGCGGAAGGCCTTTCACGGGGCTCACGCCTTATGCCAAAGAGGATCATTACAATTATAGTGAAGGATGAAGAAGTAGATAAAGTTGTTGGCGCGATTATCAGGTCAAACAGTAAAGGTAACAAGGGAGACGGAAAAATATTTGTATTGCCGGTTACTGAGGTATACCGAGTGCGGGATAATAAAAGAGATAATGAAACGCTATGA
- a CDS encoding FAD-dependent oxidoreductase, protein MNEPVVILGAGLTGLSTAYHLNKDYHIFEKENEVGGLCRSYRVDGFTFDYTGHLLFLKNPLIKKLVVDLIGDNLIKHQRKSWVYLKNQLIKFPFQANFGSLPDSIAKECLGDFIFTYGYNQGKNYTNLLKWLENRFGKGLTGCFLRPYNQKMWKVPLSGITLDWVDKFIPQPDLNEVIDGVLDIGQKRYGYNTEFFYPKKGGIFSLPLAFKKGVKNLHLDEEVSEIFLGKKLIRFKSGNEVLFSRIVSTIPLPELLEIIKDIPVEIKSKAKDLQYTSVYNINLGVDKKCGPGVHWIYLPEKRYPFYRFGFGSKFSKFMAPEGRSSIYVEISYSPGKPFNKKGMLANTIEKLTELKVISNKIDINVVKILDIKYAYIIYNLARQRYLKSILDYLESQGIFSCGRYGAWEYSSMNDAIYCGMNIAKKINETM, encoded by the coding sequence GTGAATGAACCAGTGGTAATTCTTGGGGCGGGACTGACCGGCCTTAGTACGGCATATCATTTGAACAAAGATTATCATATTTTTGAAAAAGAAAATGAGGTCGGGGGTCTTTGCCGGTCATATAGAGTTGATGGATTTACTTTCGACTATACAGGGCATCTTCTATTTTTAAAAAACCCGTTGATAAAAAAACTGGTTGTTGATTTAATAGGGGATAATTTAATCAAGCATCAAAGAAAATCGTGGGTTTATCTGAAAAATCAATTGATTAAGTTTCCATTCCAGGCAAATTTTGGTTCACTGCCGGACAGTATAGCAAAGGAATGCCTGGGTGATTTTATTTTCACGTATGGTTATAATCAGGGAAAAAATTATACTAACCTTTTGAAATGGCTGGAAAACAGGTTCGGCAAAGGATTGACGGGATGTTTTCTAAGGCCCTATAATCAAAAGATGTGGAAAGTCCCCCTATCCGGGATAACACTCGACTGGGTAGATAAGTTTATACCCCAGCCTGATTTAAATGAGGTTATTGATGGTGTGCTGGATATCGGTCAAAAAAGATACGGTTATAATACTGAGTTTTTTTATCCCAAAAAAGGCGGTATTTTTTCACTGCCCCTGGCGTTTAAAAAAGGTGTTAAAAATTTACATTTAGATGAGGAAGTTTCAGAAATATTTTTAGGAAAGAAATTAATACGCTTTAAATCAGGGAATGAAGTCTTATTTTCCAGGATTGTTTCAACGATCCCTCTGCCTGAACTCTTGGAAATCATTAAAGATATACCGGTTGAAATAAAATCAAAAGCCAAAGACTTGCAATATACTTCAGTTTATAACATAAACCTGGGTGTTGATAAAAAATGCGGCCCGGGTGTTCACTGGATTTACCTGCCGGAAAAAAGGTACCCATTTTACCGGTTTGGCTTTGGTTCAAAATTTTCAAAATTTATGGCTCCGGAAGGGAGGTCGTCAATTTATGTTGAAATTTCTTATTCTCCCGGCAAACCGTTTAATAAAAAAGGCATGTTGGCCAATACAATCGAAAAATTAACTGAACTTAAAGTAATTTCTAATAAAATCGATATTAACGTAGTGAAAATACTGGATATTAAATATGCGTATATTATCTATAACCTTGCAAGGCAGAGATATTTAAAGTCTATTTTGGATTATCTTGAATCCCAGGGTATTTTTTCATGCGGGAGATACGGCGCGTGGGAATATTCATCCATGAATGACGCAATTTATTGCGGGATGAACATAGCGAAAAAAATAAATGAAACCATGTAA
- the nifD gene encoding nitrogenase molybdenum-iron protein alpha chain, which produces MSDKEKLKNARINAGKKAVKEILSEYPAKTAKNRDEHIIVKEIKKGECQKIKANTRTIPGIITNRGCCFAGCKGVVFGPIKDMVHIVHGPIGCSYYTWGTRRNKARSDDAKQIYSAYAFSTDMQESDIVFGGEKKLEQAVREAFEIFKPAAISIHATCPVGLIGDDVQAVVRRMQAELGVMVLALNCEGYKGVSQSAGHHIANNRLFKDVIGLKDKKYKNSFTVNVLGEYNIGGDGWEVHRILNEIGYEVISTLTGDAGIEDITLAHNAKLNVVQCHRSINYMAEMMEKKFSIPWIKVNFVGVNSICETLRNIAKFFGDKELIKRTEAFIKKEREQIDPVIKEYRKGIQGRTAMLFVGGSRSHHYQDIFSELGVATVMAGYEFAHRDDYEGRKVIPDIKPDADSKNIEELTVGPDETRYYEPDKDKIKKLIAEGVPVNEYEGMYAASMEGALIIDDLNHYETEKLIEILKPDIFCSGVKDKYAIQKMGIPSKQLHSYDYSGPYAGFKGAVIFARDIYMTFNSPAWQYIRPPWEIEPEMTGELNKR; this is translated from the coding sequence ATGTCTGATAAAGAAAAATTAAAAAATGCAAGGATAAACGCGGGGAAGAAAGCAGTGAAAGAAATATTAAGTGAGTACCCGGCAAAAACCGCCAAGAACAGGGACGAACATATTATTGTTAAGGAAATTAAAAAAGGCGAGTGCCAGAAGATAAAAGCCAATACCAGGACGATTCCCGGGATCATCACGAACAGGGGATGCTGTTTTGCCGGTTGCAAAGGCGTTGTATTCGGCCCTATTAAGGACATGGTGCATATTGTGCACGGCCCAATCGGGTGTTCTTATTATACCTGGGGCACGCGCAGAAATAAAGCAAGGTCTGATGACGCGAAACAAATATATTCGGCGTACGCGTTTTCAACGGATATGCAGGAAAGCGATATCGTATTCGGCGGCGAGAAAAAACTTGAACAGGCGGTTAGGGAGGCATTTGAAATATTCAAGCCTGCGGCAATTTCAATACATGCTACCTGTCCTGTGGGCCTGATAGGTGATGACGTCCAGGCGGTCGTGCGCCGCATGCAGGCGGAGCTTGGTGTAATGGTCCTTGCTTTAAATTGCGAAGGTTATAAAGGAGTAAGCCAGTCGGCCGGGCATCATATCGCGAATAACAGGCTCTTTAAAGATGTAATAGGCCTGAAGGACAAAAAATACAAAAATTCTTTTACTGTAAATGTTCTGGGAGAATATAACATCGGAGGTGACGGCTGGGAGGTCCACAGGATCTTGAACGAGATCGGTTATGAAGTAATCTCGACTCTTACCGGTGATGCCGGGATCGAGGATATTACCCTGGCGCATAACGCCAAATTAAATGTCGTGCAATGCCACCGGTCTATCAATTATATGGCAGAGATGATGGAAAAGAAATTCAGTATTCCCTGGATAAAGGTAAACTTTGTCGGTGTGAACAGCATCTGTGAGACCCTTAGGAACATCGCGAAGTTTTTCGGTGATAAAGAGTTAATAAAAAGAACGGAAGCATTTATTAAAAAAGAAAGAGAACAGATCGATCCTGTAATAAAAGAATATAGAAAGGGAATTCAGGGGCGGACGGCAATGCTTTTTGTGGGCGGGTCGCGCAGCCACCATTATCAGGATATTTTCAGCGAATTGGGTGTAGCTACGGTTATGGCCGGGTATGAATTCGCTCACAGGGATGATTACGAAGGAAGAAAAGTAATTCCGGACATAAAACCTGACGCGGACAGCAAGAATATCGAAGAGTTAACTGTCGGGCCAGATGAAACCAGATATTATGAGCCTGATAAAGATAAAATAAAAAAACTCATTGCTGAAGGTGTGCCGGTTAATGAGTATGAAGGTATGTACGCGGCATCTATGGAAGGCGCTTTGATAATTGACGACCTTAACCATTATGAAACTGAAAAACTAATTGAAATATTAAAACCGGATATTTTTTGTTCAGGGGTTAAAGATAAATACGCCATTCAGAAAATGGGTATACCTTCAAAACAGCTGCACTCATATGATTATTCAGGGCCCTATGCCGGATTTAAAGGCGCTGTTATTTTCGCGAGGGATATTTATATGACGTTTAACAGCCCGGCATGGCAGTATATCAGGCCGCCGTGGGAAATAGAACCGGAAATGACAGGTGAATTAAATAAAAGATAA
- the nifH gene encoding nitrogenase iron protein, which produces MRQIAIYGKGGIGKSTTTQNTVAALAEMGKKVMVVGCDPKADSTRLLLNGLVQKTVLDTLREEGDDVELDKVLKPGYGKVLCVESGGPEPGVGCAGRGIITAINLLESLGAYTDDLDFVFYDVLGDVVCGGFAMPIREGKAKEIYIVASGEMMAMYAANNICKGIKKFTAGGARLGGIICNSRKVDNELEMLTAFAKKLGTQLIQFVPRDNVVQRAEINKKTVIDYNPAEKQADAYRGLARNITDNKSFVVPNPMSGDELEALLMEYGLTGI; this is translated from the coding sequence ATGAGACAAATTGCGATTTACGGAAAAGGCGGTATCGGTAAGTCCACAACCACGCAGAATACGGTCGCGGCGCTTGCTGAGATGGGAAAAAAAGTTATGGTTGTCGGCTGCGATCCTAAAGCGGACTCCACAAGGCTTCTTTTAAACGGCCTGGTGCAAAAGACGGTGCTGGATACTTTAAGAGAAGAAGGGGATGACGTGGAACTTGATAAAGTGCTGAAACCGGGTTACGGAAAAGTCCTGTGTGTGGAATCCGGTGGGCCGGAACCCGGGGTAGGCTGCGCGGGCCGGGGAATAATAACGGCTATTAATCTTCTGGAAAGCCTGGGGGCGTATACCGACGACCTTGATTTTGTTTTTTACGATGTTCTCGGAGATGTAGTCTGCGGTGGATTCGCGATGCCAATTCGTGAAGGAAAAGCTAAGGAAATATATATTGTGGCTTCAGGAGAGATGATGGCGATGTATGCCGCTAATAATATTTGCAAGGGTATAAAAAAGTTTACAGCGGGAGGAGCGCGTTTGGGCGGGATAATATGCAATTCCAGAAAAGTGGATAATGAACTGGAAATGTTAACCGCTTTTGCCAAAAAACTTGGAACACAGTTAATACAATTTGTCCCGAGAGATAATGTCGTACAGAGGGCGGAAATAAACAAAAAGACCGTTATTGATTATAACCCGGCTGAAAAGCAGGCTGACGCGTACAGGGGCCTTGCCAGGAATATTACTGATAACAAAAGTTTTGTTGTTCCAAACCCGATGAGCGGAGACGAACTTGAAGCGCTTTTGATGGAATACGGACTAACCGGGATATAG
- a CDS encoding MraY family glycosyltransferase, whose protein sequence is MSLIYLIIFICSFLLALFLTPFFRNLALRLNILDNPATNALKTQDKPVPYLGGLAIYFSFIIVIIGVIMFSRLEFSPDIVSIIIGGTVICLLGFIDDIYKLRPLIKFVFQFVAALILIYFDLRLKIFFLPKAVNILLTILWIVGITNAFNLIDIMDGLSGGVAFIAGMTFLFVGLPTNQIFIILFSCALTGSVIGFLPYNLKPASIYMGDAGSQFLGFVLSAIAIGESYTAVNNAALLSPILILGIPVYDTILVSILRIKQKKSPFLGSPDHFALRLEALGIDRQFVVIIIYLLTIILGQASYIATQVNLYGAVFTYALICLMAVVFGWKLGKIKMAREKTGE, encoded by the coding sequence ATGAGCCTTATTTATTTGATAATATTTATATGTTCATTTTTGTTAGCCTTGTTTCTGACACCGTTTTTCAGGAATTTGGCACTTAGATTAAATATTTTAGATAATCCGGCGACAAATGCCCTGAAAACCCAGGATAAACCTGTGCCGTATCTTGGCGGGCTCGCTATCTATTTTTCCTTTATTATAGTTATTATCGGTGTGATAATGTTTTCCAGGCTTGAATTCAGCCCCGATATTGTGAGCATTATCATAGGAGGGACTGTAATCTGCCTCCTGGGGTTTATAGATGATATTTACAAATTGAGGCCTTTAATTAAATTTGTTTTTCAGTTTGTAGCCGCATTAATTCTCATATATTTTGATTTAAGGCTGAAAATATTTTTTTTGCCAAAAGCAGTAAATATTTTATTGACAATTTTATGGATTGTCGGAATTACAAACGCGTTTAACCTGATTGATATTATGGACGGGCTGTCCGGCGGTGTGGCTTTTATCGCGGGCATGACCTTTTTGTTTGTAGGGCTGCCCACTAACCAGATTTTTATTATTCTGTTTTCCTGCGCCCTCACAGGTTCAGTTATCGGATTTTTGCCGTATAATTTGAAGCCTGCTTCAATCTATATGGGAGATGCCGGGAGTCAATTCCTGGGATTTGTGCTTTCTGCGATAGCTATCGGTGAAAGTTATACTGCGGTAAACAATGCCGCACTTTTAAGCCCGATATTGATTCTTGGTATCCCGGTTTACGATACAATTCTTGTCTCAATACTGAGGATAAAACAGAAAAAAAGCCCTTTTTTGGGAAGCCCGGACCATTTTGCTTTAAGGCTGGAGGCACTGGGTATCGACAGGCAGTTTGTGGTCATTATAATTTATCTTTTGACCATTATACTGGGCCAGGCTTCCTATATTGCAACGCAGGTAAATCTTTACGGAGCTGTATTTACATATGCGTTAATTTGCCTTATGGCGGTGGTTTTCGGATGGAAACTGGGGAAGATAAAGATGGCGAGGGAAAAAACAGGTGAATGA
- a CDS encoding glycosyltransferase family 2 protein produces the protein MEEKKTYPEKTVSIIIINWNGEKYLHDCIKSARSQNYGVFEIILVDNASKDNSLCSLPKDVILIKNDSNKGFCAAANQGIKTASGEFIILLNQDIILDRNFIKKIIDTFTENKNTGMVSGKILRMDKKTIDSTGQFMNYWLKPVERGYNKKDYGQFDKKTEIFSVCGAAACYRREMLEDIKIEIKTQVDEKQDEYFDENFFAFYEDMDLGWRAQSRGWRAFYNPEAIVYHQRGGTQKGKQRFQILGRSPDLQLKIIANRYFMIIKNISKTHFLVYSPFLLIRSTIDLLFIIFYIKNFKKVLNEMILFKPAWEKRGIIKSRKLVSDKIIRKFIV, from the coding sequence ATGGAAGAAAAGAAAACTTATCCTGAAAAAACAGTTTCAATTATAATCATTAATTGGAATGGCGAGAAATATCTTCATGACTGTATTAAATCTGCCAGGTCGCAAAATTACGGGGTTTTTGAAATAATACTGGTTGATAACGCATCAAAAGATAATTCTTTATGTAGTTTACCCAAGGACGTTATTTTAATTAAAAATGATTCAAATAAAGGGTTTTGCGCGGCGGCCAACCAGGGAATTAAAACAGCTTCGGGGGAATTCATTATTTTATTAAATCAGGATATTATTCTTGACAGAAATTTTATTAAAAAGATTATTGATACTTTTACGGAAAATAAAAATACAGGAATGGTTTCAGGCAAAATATTAAGAATGGATAAAAAGACGATAGATTCAACCGGCCAGTTTATGAATTATTGGCTGAAACCAGTTGAAAGGGGATATAATAAGAAAGACTATGGGCAATTTGATAAAAAAACGGAAATATTTTCAGTCTGCGGGGCCGCGGCATGTTATCGGAGGGAGATGCTGGAAGATATAAAAATTGAAATAAAAACGCAAGTGGATGAAAAGCAGGATGAGTATTTCGATGAAAATTTTTTTGCATTTTATGAAGATATGGATTTAGGATGGAGGGCACAGTCAAGAGGATGGAGGGCATTCTATAATCCGGAAGCAATTGTGTATCACCAGAGAGGGGGGACGCAAAAGGGAAAACAGAGGTTCCAGATTTTAGGACGCTCTCCTGATTTACAGTTGAAGATTATAGCCAACAGGTATTTTATGATAATAAAAAATATTTCAAAAACGCATTTTTTGGTTTATTCACCGTTTTTGCTGATAAGAAGCACAATAGATTTACTGTTTATAATTTTTTATATTAAGAATTTTAAAAAAGTGCTGAATGAAATGATATTATTTAAGCCCGCATGGGAAAAGCGGGGTATAATTAAATCGAGAAAGTTGGTTTCTGATAAGATTATCCGGAAATTTATTGTTTGA
- a CDS encoding PEP-CTERM sorting domain-containing protein (PEP-CTERM proteins occur, often in large numbers, in the proteomes of bacteria that also encode an exosortase, a predicted intramembrane cysteine proteinase. The presence of a PEP-CTERM domain at a protein's C-terminus predicts cleavage within the sorting domain, followed by covalent anchoring to some some component of the (usually Gram-negative) cell surface. Many PEP-CTERM proteins exhibit an unusual sequence composition that includes large numbers of potential glycosylation sites. Expression of one such protein has been shown restore the ability of a bacterium to form floc, a type of biofilm.), which produces MKNTIKIKKITAGIILFLAMLLSPGAVKADTITTFYAITPAGGSDSLIGFQLDSINNGIIEVTTNVPLTLNGAAPNIFTNSLSFSPSGELYAWSSRSTVPDPLTGEFTGQLYTIDRFTGEITLIGDGGEPYWMNGMAFDSDGKLWGIENNLYSIDTATGARTKVSNNSIGSGHRGLAYDFSNDELYAWTGFTNIADQVLKIDRATGAAVNVPINFNLQMERVGTEFDPVTGNLIGLRDGNLIYSVNLGTGNAEYLGKLYLNGSDNIQANGLTVLQTHVTVPEPSTMILLGSLLLGASVFSRKKRT; this is translated from the coding sequence ATGAAAAATACAATCAAAATTAAAAAGATAACGGCGGGAATTATCTTATTCCTTGCTATGTTATTATCTCCGGGTGCGGTGAAGGCTGACACAATAACAACGTTTTACGCGATCACTCCCGCCGGAGGCTCCGATTCTCTTATTGGTTTCCAGCTTGATTCCATCAATAACGGGATAATCGAAGTTACAACGAATGTCCCGCTTACGCTGAACGGCGCAGCGCCCAACATTTTTACAAATTCACTTTCATTCAGCCCGTCGGGAGAATTATACGCATGGAGTTCAAGAAGCACGGTCCCTGACCCGCTGACCGGGGAGTTTACAGGCCAGCTTTACACGATAGACAGGTTTACGGGAGAGATTACATTGATAGGCGACGGAGGAGAACCTTACTGGATGAACGGCATGGCTTTTGATTCCGACGGGAAACTCTGGGGGATTGAAAATAACTTATACTCAATAGATACCGCGACAGGCGCAAGGACAAAGGTCAGCAATAATTCTATAGGCAGCGGGCACCGCGGATTAGCTTACGATTTTTCGAATGATGAATTATACGCGTGGACCGGTTTCACGAACATAGCCGACCAGGTACTTAAAATAGACAGGGCTACCGGTGCCGCTGTGAATGTGCCGATAAATTTTAACCTTCAGATGGAAAGGGTGGGGACGGAATTTGACCCTGTTACCGGTAATCTGATAGGTTTGAGGGACGGCAACCTCATATACAGCGTGAATCTTGGCACGGGAAACGCCGAATATCTTGGAAAACTTTATCTGAATGGAAGCGATAATATCCAGGCCAACGGCCTTACGGTCCTGCAAACGCATGTGACTGTCCCGGAACCCTCAACAATGATATTGCTCGGAAGTTTATTACTGGGCGCGAGTGTTTTCAGCAGAAAGAAAAGGACATAG